The proteins below are encoded in one region of Streptomyces marianii:
- a CDS encoding transposase: protein MAAWCANTGECLAMLLRAGNAGSNTVADRIRVLREALAQVPGASTAKILVRVDGAGATHGLHEHLRDLNTMRRTVRFTTGWTITDEDEKAIARLPERAWETSLKQDGSLQEGYFVAELTGLNRREGWIKGMRLIVRRVKPSGRHTKDLTTFEKKTGWKYSITATNICSPCTITPAWPTPSRTPCGSGSTTSRPAS from the coding sequence CTGGCTGCGTGGTGTGCGAACACCGGCGAGTGTCTGGCGATGCTGCTGCGTGCGGGCAACGCCGGCTCGAACACGGTGGCCGACCGCATCCGGGTGCTGCGTGAGGCGCTCGCGCAGGTCCCCGGGGCCTCGACGGCGAAGATCCTGGTGCGCGTGGACGGCGCGGGCGCCACCCATGGCCTGCACGAGCACCTGCGGGATCTGAACACCATGCGGCGCACGGTCCGCTTCACCACCGGCTGGACCATCACCGACGAGGACGAGAAGGCCATCGCCCGCCTGCCCGAGAGGGCCTGGGAGACCTCCCTCAAACAGGACGGCAGCCTTCAGGAAGGCTACTTCGTCGCCGAGTTGACCGGGCTGAACCGCCGGGAGGGCTGGATCAAGGGGATGCGGCTGATCGTCCGCCGGGTCAAGCCGTCCGGCCGGCACACGAAGGACCTCACCACTTTCGAGAAGAAGACCGGCTGGAAGTACTCGATCACCGCCACCAACATCTGCTCACCCTGCACGATCACCCCGGCCTGGCCGACACCGAGCCGGACACCATGCGGTTCCGGCTCTACCACCTCCCGGCCCGCCTCTTGA
- a CDS encoding ISL3 family transposase, with product MVNDTTLLLDLDGVSVIRVERLADGTRRVHLATADTSARACPACGVFASRVKGAATTRPRDLPYGEHGLEFLWHKRRWRCREASCPRKSFTEQIPQIPAGARLTERLRCAAGRRVRDAGSTVVQAARDLNLSWPVVMDAFRTAAAGVIEAELPEVSVLGIDETRRGRTRWEQDPDTGKWQLTRDRWHTGFVDALGTGGLLGQVEGRTVADVLAWLATTPLTWKQHIRYVAIDMSATYRAAIRTGLPDAIVVVDHFHVVQLANKMLSLVRRRTTAQVRGRRGRATDPEWKARRRLLRNREDLTDEQFAKMWNPLLDEGKIGQILLTAWIAKENLRTLLALARTGADRHRIGHARWKFLTWCADSDIPEVRTLAATVDRWWPEIAAFIDTGHSNAKSEGINRVIKLVARNAFGFRNADSQRLRTRCVTTRRTRGHLRS from the coding sequence TTGGTCAACGATACGACGTTGCTGCTGGACCTGGACGGGGTGTCCGTCATCCGGGTCGAGCGGCTTGCGGACGGTACGCGCCGGGTCCATCTGGCCACGGCGGACACCTCGGCCAGGGCATGCCCGGCCTGCGGGGTCTTCGCATCCCGGGTCAAGGGGGCGGCGACCACCCGGCCGCGAGATCTCCCGTACGGAGAGCACGGGTTGGAGTTCTTGTGGCACAAACGCCGCTGGCGGTGCCGGGAGGCGTCCTGTCCGCGGAAGTCGTTCACCGAGCAGATCCCCCAGATACCAGCCGGGGCCCGGCTGACCGAGCGGCTGCGGTGCGCGGCCGGACGCCGGGTCCGCGATGCCGGCTCCACCGTCGTGCAGGCGGCCCGCGACCTCAATCTGTCCTGGCCGGTGGTGATGGATGCCTTCCGCACCGCCGCCGCGGGGGTGATCGAGGCAGAGCTGCCCGAGGTTTCAGTCTTGGGCATCGACGAGACCCGGCGCGGCCGCACCCGCTGGGAGCAGGATCCCGACACCGGGAAGTGGCAACTGACGCGGGACCGCTGGCACACCGGGTTCGTCGACGCGCTCGGCACCGGCGGGCTGCTCGGCCAGGTCGAGGGCCGCACCGTCGCCGACGTCCTGGCCTGGCTCGCCACCACGCCCCTGACCTGGAAACAGCACATCCGCTACGTCGCCATCGACATGTCAGCCACCTACCGGGCCGCGATCCGCACCGGTCTCCCGGACGCCATCGTGGTCGTCGACCACTTCCACGTCGTCCAACTCGCCAACAAGATGCTCTCCCTGGTACGGCGCCGCACCACCGCCCAGGTCCGCGGGCGGCGCGGACGCGCCACCGATCCGGAGTGGAAGGCCAGACGACGTCTGCTACGCAACCGGGAAGACCTCACCGACGAGCAGTTCGCGAAGATGTGGAACCCCCTGCTCGACGAAGGGAAGATCGGACAGATCCTGCTGACCGCGTGGATCGCCAAGGAGAACCTGCGCACCCTCCTCGCCCTGGCCCGCACCGGCGCCGACCGCCACCGCATCGGCCATGCCCGATGGAAGTTCCTGACCTGGTGCGCGGACTCCGACATCCCCGAAGTCCGCACCCTCGCCGCCACCGTCGACCGCTGGTGGCCCGAGATCGCCGCGTTCATCGACACCGGTCACAGCAACGCCAAGAGCGAGGGCATCAACCGCGTGATCAAGCTGGTCGCCCGCAACGCGTTCGGGTTCCGCAACGCCGACAGC
- a CDS encoding ISAs1 family transposase: MFVPPSFPVAAPVPHAPRLEALGESAAKEQVRCLVAEFESVTDPRGACGVRYRLSSLLALVVCAMTPSGHDSITAAAEWCRRATSEELAAFGLPYHPLLGRYRVPSEKTLRSVLGRLDPGEIGAASYDYLRPLLSAQPHRPEPVMPDGGAEREQRRAHRAAARAEPVRLRRRAIAVDGKCLRGARRPDCSRVFVLSAVRHGDGVTLASREIGAKTNEIPEFAPLLDRIDDADLAGVVVTADALHAQRDHAIYLRERGAHYLLTIKNNQRGQARQLHALPWKEIPVIHRDDARGHGRHEQRLVQVVTVEGLLFPHAAQVLRIQRRRRLYGAKKWSSETVYAITDLPAEEANAAEIASWARGHWTVENTVHWCRDVTFNEDKSQVRTHNAPAVLAALRDLIRSALKLAGYVNIATGRRAHTERPRVLALYGIT, encoded by the coding sequence GTGTTCGTTCCTCCATCATTCCCTGTCGCTGCCCCCGTGCCTCATGCGCCCCGCCTGGAAGCCCTCGGCGAGAGCGCCGCCAAGGAGCAAGTCCGCTGCCTGGTAGCCGAGTTCGAATCGGTCACTGATCCGAGAGGGGCTTGCGGAGTGCGGTACCGGCTCTCCTCGCTGCTGGCCCTGGTGGTCTGCGCGATGACCCCGTCCGGCCACGACTCGATCACCGCGGCGGCGGAGTGGTGCCGACGTGCGACGTCGGAGGAACTGGCCGCCTTCGGCTTGCCCTACCACCCACTCCTTGGCCGCTACCGGGTGCCGAGCGAGAAGACCCTGCGCAGCGTCCTGGGGCGGCTCGATCCCGGTGAGATCGGCGCGGCCAGCTACGACTACCTTCGGCCTCTGCTGTCCGCACAGCCCCACCGGCCGGAGCCGGTAATGCCCGACGGTGGGGCTGAGCGTGAACAGCGCCGGGCCCACCGGGCGGCCGCCCGCGCCGAGCCGGTACGGCTCCGGCGGCGGGCGATCGCGGTGGACGGCAAGTGCCTGCGCGGCGCGAGGCGCCCGGACTGCAGCCGGGTCTTCGTCCTGTCCGCCGTCCGTCACGGCGACGGTGTCACTCTCGCCTCCCGCGAGATCGGCGCGAAGACCAACGAAATCCCCGAGTTCGCACCTCTCCTCGACAGAATCGACGACGCGGATCTCGCGGGGGTGGTCGTTACCGCCGATGCCCTCCACGCCCAACGCGACCACGCCATCTACCTGCGCGAACGCGGCGCTCACTACCTGCTGACCATCAAGAACAACCAGCGCGGCCAGGCCCGTCAACTCCACGCCCTGCCCTGGAAGGAGATCCCCGTGATCCACCGCGACGACGCCCGGGGCCACGGCCGTCACGAGCAGCGGCTCGTGCAGGTCGTCACCGTCGAGGGCCTGCTCTTCCCGCACGCGGCCCAGGTCCTGCGGATCCAGCGCCGTCGCCGTCTCTACGGGGCGAAAAAATGGTCCAGCGAGACCGTCTACGCCATCACCGACCTGCCCGCCGAGGAAGCGAACGCAGCCGAGATCGCGTCCTGGGCTCGCGGGCACTGGACCGTGGAAAATACCGTCCACTGGTGTCGAGATGTCACCTTCAACGAGGACAAGTCCCAGGTCAGGACCCACAACGCGCCCGCCGTACTCGCTGCCCTCCGCGACCTGATCCGCAGCGCGCTCAAGCTCGCCGGCTACGTCAACATCGCCACCGGACGACGAGCCCACACCGAGCGCCCCCGCGTCCTAGCCCTCTACGGCATCACATGA
- a CDS encoding IS1380 family transposase, whose protein sequence is MQATEWDHRLAVRADGKNLTGHAGVVLLRKVADRVGLATVLSAALPKGTGPGWRDRGMALVQLACAIVLGATNILEAEQLQHHWKSLFPRPVSDSTLRRTLEAIDGPVAARIERVRAVVRRMVWTLLALRPGGFPWIAVCGRELTGWYVLDLDATIVTCSSKKEGAAGTFKGSFGRMPLGAWVANTRECVAMLLRPGNAPPNDVDDHKSVLASAFRQLPLPLWSKLLIRIDGAAFSHDVLGHLQSLTTSRRRVRWVTGWAINDADEKAIARLPEKVWTAALRQDGQLHEIKGPDGEWLSYQVAELTGVRDLTGWPEGMRLIVRRVKPSRRDAKKLTAFEKRTGWRYQIVATNIPSHQGLSGVPGSGQVWFVDALYRDHAEVEDRVKAIKRVGLGLLPSKSWQFNAAWVLAATLAADLDAWTRLLLLHDEPELAAAEPETIRRKLYHLPARLTSHARRRTLHLDRTWPWAAAFTAAWKRATELPART, encoded by the coding sequence GTGCAGGCTACCGAATGGGATCACCGGCTTGCCGTGCGGGCCGATGGCAAGAACCTGACCGGCCACGCGGGCGTGGTGCTGCTGCGGAAGGTCGCCGACCGCGTCGGCCTGGCCACCGTGCTCAGCGCGGCGCTGCCGAAGGGCACTGGGCCTGGCTGGCGTGACCGGGGCATGGCGCTGGTCCAGCTGGCCTGTGCGATCGTGCTCGGCGCGACGAACATCCTGGAAGCCGAGCAACTACAGCACCACTGGAAGAGCCTGTTCCCGCGGCCGGTCTCGGACAGCACCCTGCGCCGCACTCTGGAGGCGATCGACGGTCCGGTGGCGGCGCGGATCGAGCGCGTGCGCGCCGTGGTCCGGCGCATGGTGTGGACCCTGCTCGCCCTGCGCCCCGGCGGCTTCCCTTGGATCGCGGTGTGCGGCAGAGAACTCACCGGCTGGTACGTCCTCGACCTCGACGCCACCATCGTGACCTGTAGCAGCAAGAAGGAGGGTGCGGCCGGCACCTTCAAGGGCAGCTTCGGCCGCATGCCGCTGGGAGCGTGGGTGGCCAACACCCGCGAGTGTGTCGCCATGCTGCTGCGACCCGGCAACGCGCCGCCGAACGATGTCGACGACCACAAGAGTGTCCTGGCCTCGGCGTTTCGGCAGCTCCCGCTGCCGCTGTGGTCGAAGCTGCTGATACGGATCGACGGCGCGGCCTTCAGCCACGACGTCCTCGGCCACCTCCAGAGCCTGACCACCAGCCGGCGCCGGGTGCGCTGGGTGACCGGCTGGGCCATCAACGACGCCGACGAGAAGGCCATCGCCCGGCTGCCGGAGAAGGTGTGGACGGCGGCGCTGCGGCAAGACGGCCAACTGCACGAGATCAAGGGCCCCGACGGCGAATGGCTGTCCTACCAGGTCGCTGAGCTGACCGGGGTCCGTGACCTGACCGGCTGGCCCGAGGGGATGCGGTTGATCGTGCGCCGGGTCAAGCCCTCGCGCCGGGATGCGAAGAAGCTGACCGCCTTCGAGAAACGCACCGGCTGGCGCTACCAGATCGTCGCCACGAACATCCCCTCCCACCAGGGACTTTCCGGGGTACCCGGCTCCGGCCAGGTCTGGTTCGTCGACGCCCTGTACCGCGATCACGCCGAGGTCGAGGACCGCGTCAAAGCGATCAAGCGGGTCGGCCTCGGGCTGCTGCCCTCGAAATCCTGGCAGTTCAACGCCGCCTGGGTGCTGGCCGCCACGCTCGCCGCCGACCTCGACGCCTGGACCCGGCTCCTCCTCCTGCACGACGAGCCCGAACTCGCCGCCGCCGAACCGGAGACGATCCGCAGGAAGCTCTACCACCTGCCCGCCCGCCTCACCTCCCACGCCCGCCGCCGCACCCTCCACCTTGACCGCACCTGGCCCTGGGCGGCAGCGTTCACCGCCGCCTGGAAGCGAGCCACCGAACTCCCGGCCCGTACCTGA